In Scatophagus argus isolate fScaArg1 chromosome 7, fScaArg1.pri, whole genome shotgun sequence, a genomic segment contains:
- the ucmab gene encoding unique cartilage matrix-associated protein, giving the protein MSRTYATLLALLAVLLALSLSPGADSAAVPSSTGNTKDPQGPLKRIFMKEADALNFFRRRSRRGVKSQDEINAEQRQILAADERKREFHEEKRNEFESYAEEDHDEQDERTRESTEQWREFHYDGMHPPHEYNRHSI; this is encoded by the exons ATGTCCCGGACGTACGCGACCCTCCTGGCTCTCCTCGCTGTGCTTCTTGCTCTTTCTT TGTCTCCAGGGGCTGACTCTGCAGCTGTGCCCAGCAGCACAGGCAACACCAAAGACCCACAAG gTCCCCTGAAGAGGATCTTCATGAAGGAGGCAGATGCCTTGAACTTCTTCAGAAGACGCAGCAGACGCGGTGTGAAGTCTCAGGATGAAATTAACG CTGAGCAGAGGCAGATTCTGGCTGCAGACGAGCGCAAGAGAGAGTTTCACGAGGAGAAGAGGAACGAGTTTGAGAGCTACGCCGAGGAAGACCACGATG AACAAGACGAGAGGACCAGAGAGAGCACCGAGCAGTGGAGGGAGTTTCACTACGACGGGATGCATCCTCCACACGAGTACAACCGTCACTCCATCTGA